The following is a genomic window from Prunus persica cultivar Lovell chromosome G7, Prunus_persica_NCBIv2, whole genome shotgun sequence.
GAATGGTGGGACTGAGGCTGTGACAGAAAGAGAGGATGCTAATGTGAGCCAAGGGGAGCAAAATGGTCTAAGGGTGATTGATACACCCACAAATGGGAGGGAATTGTtggaagcattgaaagatgtTGAGGACCATTTCCTTAGGGCCTATGATTCTGGTTTGGATGTTTCCAGGATGCTAGAGACCAACATGGTTCAAATGCAATCTGCCTTGGAGGAAATTAAAGGTGGGGTCTTTCTCTTTTATGTCTCTTTGTCTTCCCTCAACAAATGCCATGtctgttatttttattttcttggtgAAATTCATGTCTATATGTGGGTTTGATTATAAGACCTTTTGAGATATGTTACTGATTGCATAAGAAAAAAGTTGCAATTTTTCCAGCAACATATCCATCCTATTTatgccccaaaaaaaaaaaaaccaacttaCTTCCCTTGTGCATATGTAGAACTGTTGAAATTACATCTCTTTGTGATCTTTTTCCCATCCTTTTTACCTTTGATGGCTTTCGGGTCAGTAACTTGGCTTCTGGTCAAGTTGTCCCATGAACATTTTATTTGGTATTCCATGAATTACTTGAACCAGTTGTCATTGTCGTGTGCAGCAAATTGCAGACCTACTGATTCCCATCATATTCTAGCTCTACTATCATTTCATCTATGATTTTGGGTGCAGAAAATTCAAGTAAGCTCATGCGGTCAATCACACGGAGCCGCTCCACTTCATCCACATTATCTTGGTCTTCCTCCTGTAAAAGTCTCCTTACATCTAGCTCCCAAAGTTCTTCAACGTGGACTCAATTCAATAATGATCTCTTTGATGACAATGGAGTTATGGGATCTGGGAGTCATTCGTTAACACTAGGAAGGCTATATGCTTGGGAGAAGAAACTCTTTGAGGAGGTGAAGGTAGAATACGAATCCAACATTCTTTTGCTTCATTTAGTCTTTTATATGATTGTTCGTATTTCTTGGGATGGATGATCTACATTGGTAGCCTAATGATATTAGATTAATGTATATGACTTCTGCTTCTTATGAGTTAAATTGTATAAGATAAATTGGTCCGGGCTTACAAATTGTAGACGAGCtatcagtttttggggttctTTTGGTTTCCCTTTCCATTTGGacacacaaaataatttgAGAATATATGACCACCATCTTTCAATTTATATATTCAGGCTGGAGAAGAAACCAGGAGAATATATAGAGAAAATGCTCCCAGTTGAGAAACCAAGATACTAGAGGAGATGGCCTCAACACTGAGAACAAAATTGTAGTTGAAGTACAAGACTTGTATACCAGAATTTTGGTTGCCATAAGAAGTGCTGAATCAATCTCCAAAAGAATCCAAAAACTCAGAGATGAAGAGCTGCAGCCCCAACTTGTTGATCTGCTACATGGGTAAGATAGAAGTCAGAATTTTGTTAGTAAGGTATAAGAAGcctgttttgaattttattataaCCTCCGGTTCCCATTTTCTGCAGCCTAATGAGAAATTGGAAGATGCTGTCAGAATCTCATGAAACCCAAAACAGAATCATGTCTGAAGTGAAATCTCTCAACCTTCCATCCTATGGAATGTTCTGCAATGACTCACACCAGCTTGCTACTCTTAAGCTTGAAGCAGAACTTCAAAATTGGCGTGCTTGCTTTGCTTCGTATGTTTCTTCACAGAAGGCGTATATTGAAGCTCTTGCTGGTTGGCTCTTCAAGTTTGTTACCCCTGAAACTGAATTCCACTTGAAGGGTATGTCTTCACTTCAAACGTGTAGAGTCAAGGGGCCAACATTACTTGGAATCTGTCATGATTGGCTAGCTTGCCTGGATAAGCTACCTGATGAAGCAGTGACTTATGCCATGAAAAGCTTTGGGAAGGATGTCCGAGCCCTGATGGTTCAACAAGGTGAAGAGCATCGACAAAAGAGGAAGGTTGATGGACTTGCCAGAGAACTTGACAGGAAGGTTTTGGCATTTGAAAGGACAGAGAGAAGGGTTCTTGGGTTGAAGTTTTCTGAGCAGGAAACCGAACTGCATGTACGGAATCGCATCGAGTATTTGAGTGAGATGAAGGATCAGTTGGACATGTTTAGGAAGAGGCTAGAGGCAGAGAAGGTGAAACATCATTCCAGTATGCATGAGACCCAACATATTGCCGTGAATGGATTTCAGACAGggttttcttcagtttttgaAGCCTTGGCCGAGTTTTCAAAGAGTGCTATGAAAATGTATGATGGCCTTATAGCATTCAGTGAAAACGCAATGGGATTCGATGAAAAAAATACCAACCCATCATAAAATGACTATGCAACATTCATGTTGAAGCCGATGATAGATGTAGCGGATGCACAAAGGTTTTTGAGAATGTTAGGAACCTTTAAGAATTTATTCATATGATAGGTTGTATCAAACTTGCTCATTGAAATGATTATATATTGCAGGACCTTGCTGTGCGGAGGCAATATATAGTTTTCGAAATGTTT
Proteins encoded in this region:
- the LOC18771501 gene encoding uncharacterized protein LOC18771501 — its product is MGCVVSKKGEEEDVVLLCKERKRQLKLAVERRYAFADAQCKYNHSLYAVAAAIRLFVARHSSPSSPFLITFPSTNSSETTETIISNNPMFLQQRPSEPNYQTIGCPFSDSANSISPPKVDKEKQLQENPNGREEDEEGGNDDSETDEEEVACEHFYSGMAPTMASPQRDFGWDFFNPFFDGVRTEMGNGLSQNSDEDLRLVREKEGIPELEDDGERVISDEKVGDLSNCGVGQEENGGTEAVTEREDANVSQGEQNGLRVIDTPTNGRELLEALKDVEDHFLRAYDSGLDVSRMLETNMVQMQSALEEIKENSSKLMRSITRSRSTSSTLSWSSSCKSLLTSSSQSSSTWTQFNNDLFDDNGVMGSGSHSLTLGRLYAWEKKLFEEVKLRNQDTRGDGLNTENKIVVEVQDLYTRILVAIRSAESISKRIQKLRDEELQPQLVDLLHGLMRNWKMLSESHETQNRIMSEVKSLNLPSYGMFCNDSHQLATLKLEAELQNWRACFASYVSSQKAYIEALAGWLFKFVTPETEFHLKGMSSLQTCRVKGPTLLGICHDWLACLDKLPDEAVTYAMKSFGKDVRALMVQQGEEHRQKRKVDGLARELDRKVLAFERTERRVLGLKFSEQETELHVRNRIEYLSEMKDQLDMFRKRLEAEKVKHHSSMHETQHIAVNGFQTGFSSVFEALAEFSKSAMKMYDGLIAFSENAMGFDEKNTNPS